A genomic window from Martelella lutilitoris includes:
- a CDS encoding 2-hydroxymuconate tautomerase: MPFVDVTMIEGRSNAVKEKLIEKLTEAVVETTGVPIESVRVVLREVPGHHWGIAGKPKFPAPDAGS; the protein is encoded by the coding sequence ATGCCTTTCGTCGATGTGACCATGATCGAGGGCCGCAGCAATGCGGTGAAGGAAAAGCTGATCGAAAAACTGACCGAGGCGGTTGTCGAGACCACCGGCGTGCCGATCGAGAGCGTGCGCGTGGTCCTGCGCGAAGTGCCGGGCCACCACTGGGGCATCGCGGGCAAGCCGAAATTTCCCGCCCCCGACGCTGGATCATGA